The proteins below come from a single Gordonia pseudamarae genomic window:
- a CDS encoding enoyl-CoA hydratase/isomerase family protein — MSEEPATSDAATARGDIEISREGAILRIEFNRPKARNSLNHDMVSAVVEALTAAASDDGLRAVHITGAGGHFCAGADLVSGNAASGERPRTGKQIRRVPHAQHRIIELVTTIQLPVVATVRGWAAGLGCNLALAADFTVAADDAMFWEPFMSRGFTPDTGSTWLLPRLVGLTRAKQMLLLGDKVSGTQAADWGLIHAAATESELDAVSDRLLERVAAGPTVAFGLAKYSLHENLHQNLPTAMNNELYALELSTRTTDFKEGLAAFRERRDPDFTGR; from the coding sequence GTGTCCGAGGAGCCAGCCACCAGTGATGCCGCGACAGCCCGCGGCGACATCGAGATATCCCGCGAGGGTGCGATCCTGCGTATCGAATTCAACCGGCCCAAAGCCCGCAACTCGCTCAACCACGACATGGTGTCGGCGGTCGTCGAGGCGCTGACGGCAGCGGCCTCCGACGACGGGCTGCGTGCGGTGCACATCACCGGTGCGGGCGGCCACTTCTGCGCCGGCGCCGATCTGGTGTCGGGTAACGCCGCGAGCGGGGAGCGGCCGCGCACCGGCAAACAGATACGCCGGGTACCGCACGCCCAGCATCGCATCATCGAGCTCGTCACCACGATCCAGTTGCCGGTGGTGGCCACCGTCCGCGGCTGGGCTGCGGGCCTGGGCTGCAACCTGGCACTGGCGGCCGATTTCACCGTCGCCGCCGACGACGCCATGTTCTGGGAACCGTTCATGAGCCGCGGCTTCACCCCCGACACCGGCTCCACCTGGCTGCTGCCACGCCTGGTCGGACTGACCCGGGCCAAGCAGATGCTGCTGCTCGGCGACAAGGTCAGCGGCACCCAGGCCGCCGACTGGGGCCTCATCCACGCGGCGGCGACCGAGTCGGAGCTGGACGCGGTGAGCGACAGGCTCCTCGAGCGCGTCGCCGCCGGACCCACCGTGGCCTTCGGGCTGGCCAAGTACTCGTTGCACGAGAATCTGCACCAGAATCTGCCCACCGCCATGAACAACGAGCTGTACGCACTCGAACTATCCACCCGTACAACAGACTTCAAAGAAGGCCTGGCCGCGTTCCGGGAACGCCGCGATCCGGACTTCACCGGCAGATAA